From Leptolyngbya sp. KIOST-1, one genomic window encodes:
- a CDS encoding class I SAM-dependent methyltransferase yields MNETGRQAFLKRVLLEVKAGSKVLDAGAGELRNRKHCEHLDYISQDFCQYKGVEAGLEEGLQTQTWDTSSIDIVCDITSIPSPDASFDVILCSEVLEHIPEPTHALDEFSRLLKAEGILILTAPFASNVHMAPYHFCSGFSKYWYEHHLSQRGFEIRELTANGDWFSVLRQEIMRLGGLERQRGNWVWPMAYMYALLSLIYFKIRAQHTAEDLACFGWHCVAKKKF; encoded by the coding sequence GTGAATGAAACTGGCCGTCAAGCTTTCCTAAAAAGAGTTCTCTTAGAGGTTAAAGCAGGCTCTAAAGTATTAGATGCTGGTGCCGGTGAATTAAGGAATAGAAAGCATTGCGAGCATTTAGATTATATTTCACAGGATTTTTGTCAATATAAAGGTGTAGAGGCTGGGCTAGAAGAAGGATTGCAAACCCAGACGTGGGATACTAGTAGCATTGATATTGTTTGTGATATTACTTCTATCCCATCTCCAGATGCTAGTTTTGATGTAATTCTCTGTAGCGAGGTGCTAGAGCATATTCCAGAACCTACACATGCACTTGATGAGTTTTCCCGATTACTTAAAGCTGAAGGAATCTTAATTCTAACAGCACCTTTTGCATCTAACGTTCATATGGCTCCATATCACTTCTGTAGTGGTTTTTCAAAATACTGGTATGAGCATCACCTCAGTCAGCGTGGATTTGAAATCCGAGAGCTCACTGCAAATGGTGATTGGTTTAGTGTGCTAAGGCAAGAGATTATGAGGCTAGGTGGACTAGAACGCCAAAGGGGTAACTGGGTTTGGCCTATGGCTTATATGTATGCACTGTTAAGTTTAATTTATTTCAAAATTCGTGCTCAACATACTGCTGAGGACTTGGCATGTTTTGGTTGGCACTGTGTGGCCAAGAAGAAGTTCTAA